A stretch of the Cucurbita pepo subsp. pepo cultivar mu-cu-16 chromosome LG16, ASM280686v2, whole genome shotgun sequence genome encodes the following:
- the LOC111777116 gene encoding RNA polymerase I-specific transcription initiation factor RRN3-like isoform X2 produces MSLWDYGPNVMDALIELITSLAVSSGKYVDSCLDMLVTNFMPPHSYKDFLKKPHGLTRKDEVLSRVHTALKDISDLVPLAPLRLELIVVHKMQRVFFKESLTTIYVENMLRLEKGAMSEFVGRKILTALVDKLLDLDVEIGWDDILQDDFSKGIFEIELEDENESTDDIDEDNSELPRELSRKSLGGNVIAETLDSLIVLTFEHLESCERDGRLNEVFDILLLSFQRTVLTAYKSKFAQFVIFYACALDPEVCGARFSVTLADMFVSCNGLPLTRMSAISYLASYLSRGKFLSTSLVTTILKRLVDWCLEYGKTHDVDLNPKAHKIFYSGCQAIMYVLCFRMRSILEIPRLKSQLLLMPIGRILTHRLSPLKVCLPSIVEEFLRQAKVANLFTPSETFIFNGLLESEYSKTFGGIERLDMFFPYDPCLLKRCDRYLRPYFVYWSMVRPTYDEEEEDEGSSDEDVAEVFPDRIEENLMDDEAMARSYDDREFDLDEFDNALDKMSITPRNSLPFRQDCVRMPSRIRPSMSPESL; encoded by the exons atgagctTGTGGGATTATGGACCTAACGTGATGGATGCCCTGATTGAACTAATAACATCCCTG GCTGTTTCGAGTGGAAAATATGTGGATTCATGCTTGGATATGCTTGTAACTAATTTCATGCCGCCCCATTCCTACAAGGATTTCCTGAAGAAGCCACATGGTCTTACAAGAAAGGATGAAGTTCTTTCTCGAGTGCACACAGCTCTAAAAGACATCTCGGACTTGGTTCCTCTTGCACCCTTGAGATTAGAGCTCATAGTTGTCCATAAAATGCAGAGAGTATTTTTCAAGGAATCT TTGACCACGATATATGTGGAGAACATGCTGAGGTTGGAAAAGGGTGCAATGAGTGAATTTGTTGGGAGGAAAATCTTAACTGCACTGGTGGATAAGCTTTTAGATTTGGAT GTGGAGATTGGGTGGGATGATATCCTACAAGACGATTTCAGTAAAGGAATTTTTGAGATTGAacttgaagatgaaaatgaatCTACAGATGATATTGATGAGGATAATAGTGAG CTTCCAAGAGAACTAAGTCGTAAGAGCTTAGGTGGAAATGTAATTGCTGAAACGTTAGATAGCTTGATAGTGCTTACATTTGAACATCTtgaatcatgtgaacgtgatgGACGATTGAATgag GTTTTTGACATTTTACTTCTATCATTTCAAAGAACTGTTCTGACTGCTTACAAGTCTAAATTTGCCCAG TTTGTCATATTCTACGCTTGTGCATTAGATCCAGAAGTTTGTGGTGCAAGATTTTCCGTCACGCTAGCTGATATGTTCGTTTCCTGCAATGGTCTTCCCCTTACCAG GATGAGTGCTATTTCATATCTTGCGAGTTATTTGTCTCGCGGGAAGTTCCTGTCAACCTCTTTGGTTACCACTATATTGAAAAG attgGTGGATTGGTGTTTAGAATATGGCAAAACACATGATGTTGACCTGAACCCAAAGgctcataaaatattttattctggTTGCCAG GCCATAATGTATGTGCTTTGCTTTCGGATGAGATCGATTTTGGAGATACCGCGGCTGAAGTCGCAACTTCTGCTTATGCCTATAGGTCGAATCTTGACGCATAGGTTAAGCCCACTGAAG GTTTGCCTACCGTCTATCGTCGAGGAATTTCTCCGGCAGGCAAAAGTTGCTAATTTATTTACACCATCAGAGACTTTTATATTCAATGGTTTGCTGGAGTCTGAATATTCAAAGACTTTCGGTGGGATTGAAAGGCTCGACATGTTTTTTCCCTATGATCCTTGCTTGCTGAAAAGATGTGACAG ATATCTCCGGCCATATTTTGTATATTGGTCGATGGTTAGACCTACatatgatgaagaagaagaagacgaaggtAGCAGTGATGAAGATGTCGCGGAGGTTTTCCCGGATAGAATCGAGGAAAACCTTATGGACGATGAAGCAATGGCAAGAAGCTACGATGATAGAGAGTTTGACCTTGATGAATTTGATAATGCATTAGATAAAATGTCCATCACACCAAGAAATTCTCTCCCGTTCAGGCAAGATTGTGTTCGGATGCCCTCACGAATCCGACCCTCAATGAGTCCAGAATCTTTGTGA
- the LOC111777116 gene encoding RNA polymerase I-specific transcription initiation factor RRN3-like isoform X1 has protein sequence MGVELENGQAQFQDMEGVNFTDDQLVDFIRGFLTSVSLGNTDGYHQLVGVIHHRDRLSPDEVALLVTCLKALSGAVSCIDVVLHESLLAAIFKMSLWDYGPNVMDALIELITSLAVSSGKYVDSCLDMLVTNFMPPHSYKDFLKKPHGLTRKDEVLSRVHTALKDISDLVPLAPLRLELIVVHKMQRVFFKESLTTIYVENMLRLEKGAMSEFVGRKILTALVDKLLDLDVEIGWDDILQDDFSKGIFEIELEDENESTDDIDEDNSELPRELSRKSLGGNVIAETLDSLIVLTFEHLESCERDGRLNEVFDILLLSFQRTVLTAYKSKFAQFVIFYACALDPEVCGARFSVTLADMFVSCNGLPLTRMSAISYLASYLSRGKFLSTSLVTTILKRLVDWCLEYGKTHDVDLNPKAHKIFYSGCQAIMYVLCFRMRSILEIPRLKSQLLLMPIGRILTHRLSPLKVCLPSIVEEFLRQAKVANLFTPSETFIFNGLLESEYSKTFGGIERLDMFFPYDPCLLKRCDRYLRPYFVYWSMVRPTYDEEEEDEGSSDEDVAEVFPDRIEENLMDDEAMARSYDDREFDLDEFDNALDKMSITPRNSLPFRQDCVRMPSRIRPSMSPESL, from the exons ATGGGGGTGGAATTGGAAAACGGCCAAGCTCAGTTTCAGGATATGGAGGGTGTTAATTTCACAGATGATCAGTTAGTTGATTTCATTAGGGGGTTTCTTACTTCAGTGTCGCTG GGAAATACTGATGGGTATCACCAGCTTGTTGGTGTTATACACCACAGAGATCGATTATCCCCTGATGAGGTTGCCTTGCTCGTG ACATGTTTGAAGGCGCTATCTGGAGCAGTTTCTTGTATTGATGTCGTTCTCCACGAATCTCTTCTTGCTGCA atttttaaaatgagctTGTGGGATTATGGACCTAACGTGATGGATGCCCTGATTGAACTAATAACATCCCTG GCTGTTTCGAGTGGAAAATATGTGGATTCATGCTTGGATATGCTTGTAACTAATTTCATGCCGCCCCATTCCTACAAGGATTTCCTGAAGAAGCCACATGGTCTTACAAGAAAGGATGAAGTTCTTTCTCGAGTGCACACAGCTCTAAAAGACATCTCGGACTTGGTTCCTCTTGCACCCTTGAGATTAGAGCTCATAGTTGTCCATAAAATGCAGAGAGTATTTTTCAAGGAATCT TTGACCACGATATATGTGGAGAACATGCTGAGGTTGGAAAAGGGTGCAATGAGTGAATTTGTTGGGAGGAAAATCTTAACTGCACTGGTGGATAAGCTTTTAGATTTGGAT GTGGAGATTGGGTGGGATGATATCCTACAAGACGATTTCAGTAAAGGAATTTTTGAGATTGAacttgaagatgaaaatgaatCTACAGATGATATTGATGAGGATAATAGTGAG CTTCCAAGAGAACTAAGTCGTAAGAGCTTAGGTGGAAATGTAATTGCTGAAACGTTAGATAGCTTGATAGTGCTTACATTTGAACATCTtgaatcatgtgaacgtgatgGACGATTGAATgag GTTTTTGACATTTTACTTCTATCATTTCAAAGAACTGTTCTGACTGCTTACAAGTCTAAATTTGCCCAG TTTGTCATATTCTACGCTTGTGCATTAGATCCAGAAGTTTGTGGTGCAAGATTTTCCGTCACGCTAGCTGATATGTTCGTTTCCTGCAATGGTCTTCCCCTTACCAG GATGAGTGCTATTTCATATCTTGCGAGTTATTTGTCTCGCGGGAAGTTCCTGTCAACCTCTTTGGTTACCACTATATTGAAAAG attgGTGGATTGGTGTTTAGAATATGGCAAAACACATGATGTTGACCTGAACCCAAAGgctcataaaatattttattctggTTGCCAG GCCATAATGTATGTGCTTTGCTTTCGGATGAGATCGATTTTGGAGATACCGCGGCTGAAGTCGCAACTTCTGCTTATGCCTATAGGTCGAATCTTGACGCATAGGTTAAGCCCACTGAAG GTTTGCCTACCGTCTATCGTCGAGGAATTTCTCCGGCAGGCAAAAGTTGCTAATTTATTTACACCATCAGAGACTTTTATATTCAATGGTTTGCTGGAGTCTGAATATTCAAAGACTTTCGGTGGGATTGAAAGGCTCGACATGTTTTTTCCCTATGATCCTTGCTTGCTGAAAAGATGTGACAG ATATCTCCGGCCATATTTTGTATATTGGTCGATGGTTAGACCTACatatgatgaagaagaagaagacgaaggtAGCAGTGATGAAGATGTCGCGGAGGTTTTCCCGGATAGAATCGAGGAAAACCTTATGGACGATGAAGCAATGGCAAGAAGCTACGATGATAGAGAGTTTGACCTTGATGAATTTGATAATGCATTAGATAAAATGTCCATCACACCAAGAAATTCTCTCCCGTTCAGGCAAGATTGTGTTCGGATGCCCTCACGAATCCGACCCTCAATGAGTCCAGAATCTTTGTGA